In one Capra hircus breed San Clemente chromosome 22, ASM170441v1, whole genome shotgun sequence genomic region, the following are encoded:
- the LOC102173135 gene encoding selenoprotein K isoform X2 produces MVYISNGQVLDSRNQSPWRLSFITDFFWGIAEFVVLFFRTLLQQDVKKRRGYGSSSDSRYDDGRGPPGNPPRRRMGRINHLQGPNPPPMAGG; encoded by the exons GACAAGTGTTGGACAGCAGGAATCAGTCCCCATGGAGATTATCTTTTATAACAGATTTCTTCTGGGGAATAGCTGAGTTCGTGGTTTTGTT TTTCAGAACTCTGCTTCAACAAGATGTGAAAAAGAGAAGAGGCTACGGAAGCTCATCTGATTCCAGATATGATGACGGAAGAGG gccaccaggaaaccccCCCAGAAGAAGAATGGGTCGAATTAATCATCTGCAGGGCCCTAATCCTCCTCCAATGGCCGGTGGATGA
- the LOC102173135 gene encoding selenoprotein K isoform X1 gives MVYISNGQVLDSRNQSPWRLSFITDFFWGIAEFVVLFFRTLLQQDVKKRRGYGSSSDSRYDDGRGPPGNPPRRRMGRINHLQGPNPPPMAGGUGR, from the exons GACAAGTGTTGGACAGCAGGAATCAGTCCCCATGGAGATTATCTTTTATAACAGATTTCTTCTGGGGAATAGCTGAGTTCGTGGTTTTGTT TTTCAGAACTCTGCTTCAACAAGATGTGAAAAAGAGAAGAGGCTACGGAAGCTCATCTGATTCCAGATATGATGACGGAAGAGG gccaccaggaaaccccCCCAGAAGAAGAATGGGTCGAATTAATCATCTGCAGGGCCCTAATCCTCCTCCAATGGCCGGTGGATGAGGAAGGTAA